ttttcccaatcaacctgtatgttaaaatctcccatgactaccataacatgcTGTCTCACCCACTATTTCTAATGGAGAACTTAAAATTTCATTGCGAAGAATTTTAATCATTTCATCGTGAACAATTGAGttcaacaagaaaaaaatctgatAAATTACTGATTAATACTCACATCTGAGGTTCCTTCAAGTGATGTTTCTTTTGATTTGGGTTGCGCCTGTAAGATAAAGATATTTATTTTTAGATCTTCAGCATACATAAACAACGAAATGTTCAGTAAAGGATCTTCTGTTAGAAATTCCATTGCCCTGAACTGTATGAATGCAGTTACCTCAATACTGTTTTCATTTGTTTCTGTTGAGTCACTCTCGCTGTCAGCTGTCGTCAGACCGTCACACTCCACTTCAACATCAGCTACCTTATCAGCAAAAAATTCCACATGGCTTTTGCAAAACCCTTTCTCCTGTTAGAATGAAACATAATGTAAGGAAATTATTCATGATTCCAAGCAAGACAATAAATCAACATGATTATGATCTAACTCAATTCTTAGCCTTTCCTTTATTATAACTACATATGTATGTATGGTCATTTCTATGAAATGGGTTGTAATTAAAGCCTGTATTTTGATGTTAAAACATACAAGGACTTGCATGATCTAATATAACTCTGGACTCACCGCAATGTTTTTATGGCGGAAGGAGCAGCTGGGATCATCAAATTCCTGTCCAGAATTCTTGGAGCAGACAGTTTCTTTCACGGAAAACGTTAAATCCATGCTGTAGGACAGTTTACCCGTACGATATGTCTTAAGAAAGGAAAAGAGATCATTGGTGAATTTTTACGTCTGGTATTCTTCCACGGGTCTGAGAAAACGCAGAGTTACAGGGGCTCTACTTCCAGCCGATGGTTTCACTGGTCATgtctgagtttttttttgtatgtcatatccggagtttctccggttagcagacAATTTCCATCCACGTCTCTGACGTAgcggggaaccgcgtacgaggcaagttacagcaatggtttgccattgccttctgccaggtgagtttccaaagagatcaccagctcctaACCCAGCGCGGATAGAAAGCGtacaggggagccggctggagctggattcgaactcagaacCTTCCGTCCTGAAGTccgatgctgatgccactacgccaccagccaggtcatgcctGAGTAATCAACCAAAATGGATAAGAGAATTACTTTGCCCAATGGTAAAACTGTCACTTAAACCATCATGATAGGGATATTCAATTTGCATGAATTCGTAATTATTGAAGGAAATTAACTGACAAATTTGAGAAAATTTTCAGTGACTTGCAAATCAAAGACTGGTAGAACATCCAACCTTAATTCTGAAACTCTGGTCCAATCAAATTTCCACAACTCAAACACTGATAAAATGTATCTCACAATTAGTTTTATGCAGTTTGTGGCCAGTCAGCCCTTTAGACTTATACTGGCTCCCAGCTGACCAATCCCATCAATCCCACTCTCGCTCTCATCAAATCCCCATAATGTTGCAATTTATTCTCCTTATCACAGAACATTATCTctccttccagcatctgcagaattcctcgtgtttactctCCTTTGATTTGTTTTTTGATGTTAAACTATTCTTAGGGTAGGTTTAAGTAGACAATTACCCTGCACTCAGACATATCCATAGTTTGTGAAGCACAATTAGCCAAAGGCACACTTACATTTGTCACGCCTCTCCTGGTGATACCACAGAGGTTGGTGATCTCGGTGATTTCATTCAGCTTTATTACTGAAGCTCTCAGAGCTTCCTTGGTGCTTGGCACtcctgcagagagagaggggaagtcaTACAAGGCATCCCAAAAAATCTCTGTGAATTCTTCTCACACCTGGGTGAAATGTTGTTGATTGAACTTCAGTACAAACAATTATCTGCTCTCTGATTTTCCTTTCTCCCCAATACTTACCTGAGCAGTAGAGGATCTGCACAGCAGTGATGGCAAGCAAGAAAGTTTTCATTCTGGTTCAGCTAGTTAATTAGCTagtttttccacagtgaagaacagcttctctctctctctcaacctgCCTTCACCAGGCTGTATTCAATCTTTATATCCTGCACCCCCACCACATTCAAACACTGACCTGTGTTTGCTCAGCTTGCTGACCGTGGGCACCAGAACCAGATGAAATGTGGGCTCTAATTATGGGCAGAGCTTCCTCCTAGTACCATCATCATGTTTAgatttggtgcaaaattgagtGAGATCatgttttattccttggaatatgaAATAATAAATTTACAGAGGAGAAGACACAATCATCTCAAACTTGTACAAAATCCCTGTGCATTTAAACTAAATTCCGTGATGATTTACCTCCAGTGGTCCAAAAACGTGCTGGAATTACCAGCACACTGCTGCAAGAATATCTGGGTGATAAATCCAAAGTATTTTGAGAGAAATCTTGTATTTTTTCATGTTCTATCAAAATTCCTATTTACAGTGATATTGATGACGTTACTGGAGGTAAAGGAGTTTTGAGGGCAGTTGGGAGAGTATGTGTCATGACTGCTTCAGGAATATCTCTCATCAGAGTTAGCACCTTCAACTTGATTGTGAAATATTTGACTTTGAAacgtcaaatttgaaggcaaatTTGGTGTTAATGGCAGGAATCTTAACAGtgttggaggaacagaggaaaCCTGGTGCCATGTCTATAGATTTCCTCTAAGATGCCATGAAAGTTCATCAGTTTGTTAGGAAGGCAGTTAGTGTcttggggaattgagttcaagagtcaagaGGTAAATTTGCAGCGATGTAAGTCCCTGATCAGACTACCCTTCAAATATTGATTTCAGTACTGGTTGATTCAATCTGGATTCAAATAGATTTAAGTTAATTtggcacatgtacatcgaaatatacaATGAGATACGTCCTACATGAAGAACCAACACACCTGAGGCTCTgcttggggcagcccacaagtgtcgccacacactcCAGCGTCAGCTTAGCAGGCCCTCAGTACTCAGCAGAtcaatacagaacacaacaagcaaaaccagcaacagcaaaaacaagccctgttcctcttTTCTGTATGGATTGAAGGAGGATCAGACATGAAGTGATAGAGATGTAGAAGATAAGAGGTATTGATCGAGTGGGCAGCCGGAAAcattttttcccaggatggaaatgccAAAAATGAGTGgacataaatttaaggtgataAATGTATAAGAATGAAAAAggtggatgtcagaagtaagtttttttatAAAGAAAGTGATGGATCCATGGAAGACCCTGCCAGGGGTTGTGGTAGAGGCTGTTACATCAGGGATATTTAAGCGACACTTATAAAAGCATATTAAAAAATAAAGGATAGAAAATAAAgagagggttaaattgatcttacagTATATTAGATGGTCAACacagggccaaagggcctgtactgtgctctaatgTACTACGTTCTAATTTTGAGACTGTGGATGATAGAAATCTGGACTACGAGAAATGGATAGACAAGATTTCAGTTTAAGTCTCTTCATCTGGGCTGGAAATAAAGAGAGGAGGTAGTTAGTATAAAAAAGAGAGGAAGGCAGAGCAAGTGTTGACAGGCTACCACACTGCAGCCTGGTTTCATCATTATTAgaattatttattttcctttattGCTTTTATACCTTTACTTTAAAGTGTATAGATCTTTAAACTGGCAATACAATGAATGTTCCATTTGCTCCACATGAAGGAATGTCTCCAACCCCCCAACTTTTCACAAGATGAAAACAAAAATTCCCATacatgctggaaatatgaaataaaaacagaaaacatgaAAGGAGGTCAGTGGAttgggcagcatctgcagagagagagagagagagagagagaaagagaaagagagagaggagacagacagagagagagggggagaaagagagacagagagttgcTGTTGCTgtcctataagaccataaggcataggagcaaaattaggccatttggtatCTCAAGTCTGCTccgtattccatcatggctgattcattatccttctcaaatgcattctcctgccttcactcagtaacctttgacacactttcaaatcaagaaccaatcaatcttcactttaaatatacccaatacttGGCCACCTTagttgtctgtagcaatgaattccacagattcaccatcttctgcctGAAGAAATCCTCCTCTTTAAGGGACGTCTCTTCTTGGAACTGTTCTTATTAACTGGttactgaaatgtcaactgtttctcTACAGTTGCTCCATAACACTGCCTGGCCTGGTAAGTATTTCCAACATTGTCCGATTTcacttcactctcactctctttgTGACAGGTTTAAATCAATGGACCACACAACCTGCTCTTCATTCTTAGGAACTGATAACCTCCTTTGACTGCAACAAATTTCTGAATTGTTCTGTTAACTTCCTATTAAATTAATCCTTTTCTGCTCCAATGAGAATCTTAAATTTCCTAACTGCATTTTCTTATCATTCCTAACATGCCGGAAATTCCATTCTATCCACTTCTTATAGTTTCAATGTCCTTTCTCCCGCTCTGGCAGTTTGATTTCTTGATACCAGCAGAGCTCAACATAAGATGTTGCAGGAGCCAGTGACAGGTGACCAATTCAACAGGTTTATTGCTGTTAAGATCATTTCCTGGTATCACCAATCCAGTGCTTACTAGGTCACCAACCGGAAGGCAGCGTCAAGGATGGGGTCTGAGAGAAGAACACAGACCTGAAGCAACATCATCTGCAAAGTTCTGACATAAGAACATTCAATAACATTCAACTCTGTTTTGGCTTGTGGTGTGCTGCACATCGCTTAGCCCTGCCGCAATTTTCTAGGCatcattccaggaatgagaaCCTTAACTCTTTCATTTTCAATGGGTTAAACTTGGAGCAAACATGTCAGTGTTTGGTCAATCTGATCTGTAAACAGAATGGTGATTTCACACAATTGAGTGTTTCTGAGTAGTACTGACCATTAAGGTGATCCACTGTGATGTATGTGGGAGTACCAGTTCACTAATGCAGGGGCAGTGTGCACACGTTGGCCACGTCCAACACGGTTTTGTGGGAAGCTCATGAACTGATGGTCTCTTTATCCACCAGCCAAGTTTGTGTGGGATAAATTCCCCATTTCACTCCCAAGAATCCAGTTTgctgataaataaattaacaaatgtgCTGATAAACGGCAATCAAGGGTTATGAGTAAGTGATATCAGAATGTGTCTTTCTGTTCATGTCACCTTGTGTCAACAATAGCAATAGTGCAGTAAATGCCTAATGTGTTGATGGTCCTGTGTTCACTTTACCTCAGAGTTTGAATCACATGTCTGTGGGACAGTTTTGACCGTAGTCATGCATTGATCCACAACGTGTGGAGTAGTTCATCAAACCACTGCTTGGGCATTTTTGGGGTTAGGACAAATATGGAAAAAACATTAACTATTAACTTCAGCAACTCactgtgttggcgcatggccaagtggttaaggtgttcgcctagtgatctgaaggtcactagttcgagccttggctgaggcagcatgttgtgttcttgagcaagacacttaactacatattgctctgcaacgacaccggtgccaagctgtatgggtcataatgtccttcccttggacaacatcggtggtgtggagaggggagacttgcagcatgggcaactgtcggtcttccatacaaccttgcccaggcctgcgcactggaaaccttccaaggcgcaaattcatggtctcacgagactaacggatgcctataactGTAGCCACCAAAGTTCAGATCTGTATACGGACTGCAAATTAAACTTAAAATGCGGTGCTGGTCAAGGTGAACCGCAGTTAAATGGAAAACCAAATATTGCTGAATTAACTTTCAATTAGGTGTCCATAGTGTGGATGAAGAGAAGGAGGTGTGAAAGATATACGTAATTTGAAGGAAATATTGTAGATACATcataaatatagaattgtccttcaGTATTTAACATATAAAATGTCACGTAATGTTGGGTCGAGCAGGCCTTCTCCTCTGAAAGGCTGTAAGTATAATGCCTGCTGTGTCTCATTTTGTTCATATCTACCAACTGCCTCTACAGACATTGCATTCATATTATTGTAGGGTTACTACAGATTAGTGTCTAAATAAAGAATCAACCCCATTACAAAGATTTCTCTGCAATATGTTCCTGATGACAGAAGCTATTTAGTACTCTTGAGCATGGGCAGTTCACCTGGGATGTTGTTTTGGACTGGGAGTTGTTGACCGTGATCATGAAGGGTGTGGTCAGGGTTCCTGGCTTCTGGGCTGCAAGTTGCTGTCAGAGTTCATGTCGAAAAGGAAGGGAAGAGTGAAGGAGAAAACATCAAATCAATTAGGGGAGGTAAACAGTTCAGGAAAAGGTAACATCTGACTGGAGAAACATATGCCAAGATTTGTATGAAAATACCATTCATATTTTGAACAGAACTAGGCTGTCATCTTTTCAACATAAAGACTTGCAAAATGTTTTGAAGGTAGGAGGATTTGAATCTTATTATCTTGTGAGAAGTTCATTTATCCCCAGTTTTCACTGGGCAGTACATTTAAGTTAACCTTTTCATGACAAAATTCATTAGTTGTGCCTGGTGTTCCATCTTCATGTTGCTCATTGAAGCAAAGTTTTAGTCAATAATGCAGCTGCCGACTCTGCTTTCTAAGGATGATTGGATGCCAACAACGGTTTGGTGATTGGCATTTGCAGAGGAAACTAAGTATGAGCAAGTTTGCACTTTATGTGTTATACAAAGTGGTTTGGATCTGGAGGAACACTAGAGTGCCACCTCTCAATTCGCCGATAACACAactgttgctggcagaatctcagagggTGACGAAGAGGCATACAGCAGTGAGACATCAGATAGTTGcaacaacaacattgcactcaatgtcagtaagaccaaggaatttattgtggatttcaggaaggggaagttgagagaaAAGACCTCAATGCATCTAACCACTTGATCCTGTTACTTTTAGATAACAACATCACAGAAGTCCATCTGCAGCCTTCAAAGAGCCTTAAGTTTCTCCTTCAGTACCTGTCTTCCAGCAAGGCAGTTCAAGGTTCCAGCTACACTTGAGACACTGTTTCTTGATTCTTCTGCGCAATAGCCAAACTTTATGTCATGCTTTTGTACCTTTGGAAAGTGATCCTTTTCTCTTTCCATCATATCAACTGATTGTTTAATTAGGAATGAACCCTATTCAAATCTCTCAAACGTTTTCTAGATTTGAGACAAAACAAAAGATgccttcaacatttaagaaatacaTGAGCAGCTTTTACTTGTCTGTGCCACTTAATCACTTGTTTCTGACACCTTTAGGTAACAACATCAcagaaaaaaacattgttttcCAGGCAAACATCTTGCACAGAGTCCGTCACTTCTCATACAATAGCCGGCCTCTATTTCCTGTCACCAATGTCCGAGACCACACTCAGTTTTTCTACCCAGAGCAACAGTTTATCTGTACTTTTTTGATCATATAGTTAGCCTTCATCACTGCACTACACTGTAAAcaatttaaaccactttttataatggtGCTTATGTTGTAAATACAGGTTGCTATTAATGTATTGTTGCACATTTTATTACATATTGACACTTTAAACTCTATTTATCTTTTATATACTATCGtattctttataattgctgaatgttgtttttttgttgcatgtcattccagcacatcacagcaaattcctaatacgtaTACTGTAAACGTAGATGGTGAATATGATCAATCCTTGATAATCCTTGATCTTTGATGAACCTTGTTTCTGGACAATACACTGTAGACACTTCTCGGGACTTGTTCTTTGCAGCAACAGGCAGAGCAGTGAAGAGATCATTATCCCAGTGCAAAACCAAACTGCTAGTCTTGCCATTTTCAATCTTGGTCACCCCTGACCTCATATTCTTCAATATAAGTCGGGGGAACCGCTTAATATCTTCTCACCAGGCCTTCCTAACTCAGCAGAGCAACCAACAATTTCAGGTACTCAGCATTTCCTACATATTTCATCCAGATTTCCAGAAATCCCCCCACGTTCCTTTGGTACATTCAGTTTTAACACACTCAAAGTGTagcaggaagtcagcaggccaggcagcatctctgaagggaaatgaacagtcgtgattgatgaagggtcctggcctgaaatgcTGATTGTTCATTTCCCTATGTAGATGCTGTCATAAATCTTGAActttgctccagaattttgtgtgtgttactccagatttccagcatctgtaaagtCTCTGTCTGCATTCAGATTTCTTTGTTACTTTGCTTGCTCAAATGGCCCTTTCTTTCACCTTGGGCTTTCAAGCTTCCTATCATTTAGTGTCTATTGACTTCCATCTTATCACTGAAGTTTCCTTTGTTCTGCCTGGGTCTGCTCCTTTCCTCTGCATCGTAAAAGTTGTTTCACCTATCCGCGGCCTGAAACTTTTGTGGATTACAACCCACTCAAGCCACAGCCTGTGGTCTCACCCCTCTCATGCCTTACCCCAAACTATGGTTACATTAATCTTTTGGGTCCTGTGATCTCCCAGCCTCAGCCATTCCATCAGCAAGTGCCAGGCCACAGAGCAGCTGGTAGGATAAGCACTGCCCATAGGTCTGCTGATGGGTTGTTCTGTCACAAGGTCTCTGCATTAATTCCAAACAGTGGAAAGAGTTAATATAATTTAAAAAGCAGTGCCAAATCAGAGATCAGAAGCCTGAGAAGACATAGATCACTCATGTTCACTTATTGGtacctgtgagaagtgcatccagctgcagcttctaacactccacaTTAAGGAGTTGTAGTTGGAACTGGAAGAACTCTAGATCATCTGGGGGGCTGTGGGGGTGCCAGGGAGGATATGTAGAGACattgttacacccaaggtgcagggcaAATGGATTGGGTGACACTCAGGGAGGGGAAAGGCGTTAAACAGCCATTGCACAGTACTCCTGAGGCCtgccccctcaacaacaggaagACTACTTTGAATACTGTTGGAGGACTGACCTAGCATGTGtccagcactgagtctgtctccgtgactcagaaggaaaggggagagaagaggcgagctgtggcGATAGGGTTtgatagttaggggaacagaaaggacattctgtggacgagaacgagattcctggatggtatgttgcctcccaattGCCAGAGTCCAGGACATatcggattgagtcctcagcattcttaagtgggagtgcaaacagccagaggtcgtggtccatgtaggtggcaatgacatgggtaggaagagtgatgaggttctgcaaagtgagttcatggagttaggtgccaagttaaagggcaggacctccagggttgttgTATCAGGATTGCTATTCATGCTACATgcaagtgaggccagaactaggaatatgatacagtttaacacatggcaaAGGAGTTGCTGCAGGagagagggcataagatttttaaaTTGTTGGGCTctatccagggaaggtgggacttgtacagaagagacagtttcagtgggatctgaaccagctagaaaatgtactgaaaaatgatagatggcatttaatgcagacaagtatgtggtgttgcacttcggtaggaccaaccaggataggtcttacacagtgaacagtagggcactgaggagtgtgataggacaatggggatctaggaatacaggtccataattcatcgaaagtggcgtcacaggtagatagagtcataaagaaagctttcggcACATTGATCAATGTATCATCTCTCACACTATCAAGTACATATATCAATGTAttgatgagatgttatgttgaagttgtataagatattggtgaggcctgatttgaagtattgtgtgcaattttggtcaccgacctacaggaaagatgtaaataaggttgaaaaagaacaaagaaaatttacaagggttttGCAAGGTCTGGAAGACCTGGACTATAAGGAAAAATTGTATAGATTAGGTTTTACTTACTTGGCATGGAGAAGatagagaggagatttgatagaggtattcaaaattatgaggggtatcaaTAGAGTAAataaaagcaggctttttctactgaggttgaatGGGACAAcaaacagaggtcatgggttaagggcgaaaggtgaaaattttaaggggaacttgagggagaacttcttcactcagagtgtcatcagtgtgtggaacaagctgccagaagaaatggGACAAGCAAGCTAAATTTCAACATTCAGGCTAAGATTGGataggtaggggtatggaggactatagtCCCAATGTATGTCAATGGGAGTACACAGTTTAAATGATTGGTTCTGTCTGGATGGgatgagggcctgtttctgtgctgtacttctctaagaCTCTGTGATTTtgtgatagatcagctggttgaatggtccCACAACAACAAACTGATATTCAGCATCATCAAGATCAAGGACCTGATTGttaacttcaggaaggagaagtcgggAAAGCACACACTAGCCCTCATTCAGGTGTTagtggtggaaaaggtgagcagtttcaagttcctgagcatcCACATATCTGTCAGTCCCAGCACATTTTTGCAATTAGAAAGGCATTCCAGCAGCTCCAATTCATTagtagtttgagaagatttgggatGTCATCAAAGGTCTTtgtgaatttctacagatgtagaaTGATGAGCTTTCGAAATGGTTGCATCGGCATCTGGTATGAAGGCTCCAAGGCACAAGATTGAAAgatgctgcagagagttgtagacccAGAAAGCTCCATCACAGGAACACCCCTCACACtgccaaggacatcttcaagaggcaggggctcaagaaagtggcatcctTCAAAAAGACCCTATCCATCTAACACCTGTTGTCCTTTAATTTCTgaaattgggaaggaggtacagaagcctgaagacatatACTCAACTGTAAACCTTTGGATATTTACCCACCgaacaagaaaaaaataaatttctctctcccttcacttttcttctattccccactctggctcatatctcttctcacctgcctatcacctccccctgggtgcCCTACACATTCCCTTGCTCCtgtcacccactctcctctcctatcagattcgttCCTCTCCAGCACTTCCTTTTTCAACCCACCTActgtcacctatcacctccttccccctccccaccttttattctggcatcttcccacttcctttccagtccagaaaaAGAGTAACAGGTAAACAGCAACAGATTAATGATTTCCATAGAagatgcctgacctgttgagttactccaacattttgtgtgtgttgcttggattgccagcatctgcagaatttcttgtgtttattaataTTAGAGCTGCTGCAATGAGGTAAAAAGTTCATTTCAATGATATCTCATTTCAAAATATGTCTAAACAATTTCATGGACCCCACAGTCTCATGCCTTTAATTGGAGattttaaacaaaataaaaaaaaaacaatttcaacATTCCAAAGATTTCAGATTTGCTGCAGTTGAAAAAAGCAGCCCAGGATGCATGCCAGCTCATTCAGTGCATGACCTTAATCTTAAAGCAGAAAACTAGCCAACATGTCAGGAGGTTCCAACAGAAAAAGAAGGTACATCACCAGGAGATCTCACTTCTGGAGGTCCCACCAGacaaagcaatactcacaacacgctggaggaactcagcaggttgggcagcatccgtagaaacgatgagtcgacgtttcgggccggaacccttcgtcaggactgtagagggaaggggcttgacctgctgagttcctccagtgtgttgtgagtgttgctttgaccccagcatctgcagagtattttgtgtttaccagaCAAAGCAGCTGGCATCACATCAGACGGTCCCAGCGGACAAAGCGGCTGCACCAGCAGATGGCCCCATATCAGGAGGTCCTACCAGACAAAGGAGATACACTATCACCAAGGGACAAGTGAACATCAGCATAATAACTGGATGAACTCCCGTAGGTCAATGACAACCAAAACAACTTCCAGAAGCTGTTCTGTGAATATACCATACAGTATTTATTACTTTATTTTGATCCACAATATATTAAACAATAATATACAACAAAAGACAGAACACTTACAAACAATCAAATCTCCCATTTACAACAAAATTTACAGTCAGGAGCTCCAGGCCCCTCAGTCTTGGACATGAGTGAGTACAGTACAATTGTTAACATCTTGTAGATTCTGAATGAGGTCTTCTTGTGTTCACATTGAATTCAGACTCTGTGGAGTTTCATTCATGGTCAGTGCAGGGCTCTAGAGTCCTCATTTTGTTCCTGGAATGGAAAGATGAACAGATTTGTAATTTTCAGCTGGACTGAGCTCACTCTAACATCAATGTTCTGTCATTAGTTTTAATGATGATCACATCAGACACAAAGCTTTAGTTTATACTTACGTTTGAAGGCTCCTCCAGTGATATTTCTGTTGACTTGCTTTTCATCTGTTTTAC
This genomic stretch from Mobula birostris isolate sMobBir1 chromosome 6, sMobBir1.hap1, whole genome shotgun sequence harbors:
- the LOC140198590 gene encoding secreted phosphoprotein 24-like, translated to MKTFLLAITAVQILYCSGVPSTKEALRASVIKLNEITEITNLCGITRRGVTNTYRTGKLSYSMDLTFSVKETVCSKNSGQEFDDPSCSFRHKNIAEKGFCKSHVEFFADKVADVEVECDGLTTADSESDSTETNENSIEEKDKSKETSLEDSADVESKSKETSVEEPSDMKSKSTELSLEEPSNEQNEDSRAQH